A region from the Actinoplanes sp. OR16 genome encodes:
- a CDS encoding STAS domain-containing protein, protein MSAIRCHVEPIGTRLLLRLSGELSVSTVPRVRAALLKCVVEQPDAVVVDLAGTVLVEPAAAAVFLVAARQAARWPGTPMLFSTADPHFSGQLAKGLAVHASVDEALAAEPGRRNPVISDMLLPVTGASQRARELASAACARWGLPHLSGRAALVAGELVTNAVVHAQTMLDLRLTLGRRYLVVAVRDGSAAVPVLPGPGSADPAAPRGLLLVDTMARRWGSTPAPGGKVVWAALAV, encoded by the coding sequence GTGAGCGCCATCCGGTGCCACGTCGAGCCGATCGGGACGCGGCTGCTGCTCCGCCTGAGCGGCGAACTCTCCGTGTCCACCGTGCCGCGGGTCCGTGCCGCCCTGCTCAAGTGCGTGGTCGAGCAACCCGACGCGGTCGTCGTCGACCTGGCCGGGACGGTGCTCGTCGAGCCGGCCGCCGCGGCGGTCTTCCTGGTCGCGGCCCGGCAGGCAGCCCGGTGGCCGGGTACCCCGATGCTCTTCAGCACCGCCGATCCCCATTTCTCCGGGCAGCTCGCGAAGGGTCTCGCCGTGCACGCGAGCGTCGACGAGGCCCTCGCCGCCGAGCCGGGCCGCCGCAACCCGGTGATCAGCGACATGCTGCTGCCGGTCACCGGCGCCTCGCAGCGCGCCCGCGAGCTGGCGTCCGCCGCCTGCGCCCGGTGGGGGCTGCCGCACCTGTCCGGGCGGGCCGCCCTGGTCGCCGGGGAGCTGGTGACGAACGCCGTGGTGCACGCGCAGACGATGCTGGATCTGCGGCTCACGCTGGGACGCCGTTACCTGGTGGTCGCGGTCCGGGACGGGTCGGCCGCCGTGCCGGTGCTGCCCGGTCCCGGCTCGGCCGACCCGGCTGCGCCCCGCGGTCTGCTGCTCGTCGACACGATGGCCCGGCGCTGGGGCAGCACCCCGGCGCCGGGAGGGAAGGTCGTCTGGGCGGCCCTCGCCGTCTAG
- a CDS encoding STAS domain-containing protein: MNGPFMVRKHDEGEGIVRLAVHGDVDNDSSDALSVIIKNAADQAGIHALVVDLDRVPFLAAAGIRSLLEGRQSALVRGCSYYVTNARDIVADALSAAGVATVLSSPALALRPHPATRRSALRSP; the protein is encoded by the coding sequence ATGAACGGCCCGTTCATGGTTCGTAAGCACGACGAGGGTGAGGGGATCGTCCGGCTCGCCGTTCACGGCGACGTCGACAACGACAGCAGCGACGCGCTCAGCGTGATCATCAAGAACGCCGCCGACCAGGCCGGGATCCACGCCCTCGTCGTCGACCTGGACCGTGTGCCGTTCCTGGCCGCGGCCGGGATCCGCAGTCTCCTCGAAGGGCGCCAGTCGGCGCTGGTGCGGGGATGCTCGTACTACGTCACGAACGCCCGGGACATCGTCGCCGACGCGCTCAGCGCCGCCGGTGTCGCCACCGTGCTGTCCTCCCCCGCCCTGGCACTCCGGCCGCACCCGGCCACCCGGCGATCGGCGCTCAGATCACCGTGA
- a CDS encoding universal stress protein, with the protein MNQKIIIGYDGSPDSRAALNWALDEATRTGMPAEIVYADDWPYWAGPAAVPPAPALDAHLDVTVATAKETHPAVYLTATTVASPAAAALIVRSGEARLVVVGSRGHSGVAGLLGSVSSAVSAHAHCPVVVVRGEASPAAPVVVGVDGSAQAAAVLEFAAGQAAARHVPLRVIRTWPPVTGLWEETPLVTRTVTSEERASFDELVTVVRVAYPRLEIVAEVSVAHPAEALTEAAARAQLVVVGSRGRGAVRGMLLGSVSQHLLRHSPSTVVVVHPAV; encoded by the coding sequence ATGAATCAAAAGATCATCATTGGGTACGACGGATCGCCCGACTCCCGGGCCGCCCTGAACTGGGCGCTCGACGAGGCCACGCGTACCGGGATGCCCGCCGAGATCGTCTATGCCGACGACTGGCCGTACTGGGCCGGACCGGCCGCCGTGCCACCGGCGCCCGCGCTCGACGCGCACCTCGACGTCACCGTGGCGACCGCCAAGGAGACCCACCCGGCGGTGTACCTGACCGCCACCACCGTCGCCTCCCCCGCCGCGGCGGCCCTGATCGTCCGCTCCGGCGAGGCGCGCCTCGTCGTGGTCGGCAGCCGCGGACACAGCGGGGTGGCCGGCCTGCTCGGCTCGGTCAGTTCCGCGGTCAGCGCGCACGCCCACTGCCCGGTCGTGGTGGTCCGGGGCGAGGCGTCGCCGGCGGCGCCCGTGGTCGTCGGCGTGGACGGCTCGGCGCAGGCCGCGGCGGTGCTGGAGTTCGCCGCCGGGCAGGCCGCCGCCCGGCACGTCCCGCTGCGCGTCATCCGGACGTGGCCGCCGGTGACCGGGCTCTGGGAGGAGACGCCACTGGTCACGAGGACGGTCACCAGCGAGGAGCGGGCGTCGTTCGACGAGCTCGTCACCGTGGTGCGCGTCGCGTACCCCCGGCTGGAGATCGTCGCCGAGGTGAGCGTGGCCCACCCGGCCGAGGCGCTGACCGAAGCCGCCGCCCGGGCACAGCTCGTGGTCGTGGGCAGCCGGGGCCGGGGCGCGGTGCGGGGGATGCTGCTCGGCTCGGTCAGCCAGCACCTGCTGCGGCACAGCCCGAGCACGGTCGTGGTGGTGCACCCGGCTGTCTGA
- a CDS encoding PIG-L family deacetylase, producing MSDRPLTLMTVQAHPDDEVTSTGGALAKYAAEGITTIVVTCTDGRCGDGPNGVKPGQPGHDPEAVVATRRRELEASCAALKVSHLEMLGYHDSGMMGWDTNSAPGSFWSTPVDVAARKLAALIEKYRPDVLVTYDENGGYGHPDHIQVHRVTMAAVELAAVPKLYMSVFPESSMTKVGERMRELGIGLDELNSEEAQPEGWPDEKITAWVDVASVIDQKFDALSAHASQGDGAFFIGLGRETFGAVMGVEAYVGVGFSGAETDLFEGLR from the coding sequence ATGAGTGATCGCCCGCTGACCTTGATGACCGTGCAGGCCCACCCCGACGACGAGGTCACGAGCACCGGCGGGGCGCTGGCCAAGTACGCCGCCGAGGGCATCACCACGATCGTCGTGACCTGTACCGACGGTCGCTGCGGGGACGGGCCGAACGGGGTGAAGCCCGGTCAGCCCGGCCACGACCCGGAGGCGGTCGTCGCGACCCGGCGGCGGGAGCTGGAGGCCAGCTGCGCCGCGCTGAAGGTGTCGCACCTGGAGATGCTCGGCTACCACGACTCCGGGATGATGGGCTGGGACACGAACAGCGCGCCCGGATCGTTCTGGTCGACCCCGGTGGACGTGGCAGCCCGCAAGCTGGCCGCGCTGATCGAGAAGTACCGGCCGGACGTCCTGGTCACCTACGACGAGAACGGCGGCTACGGCCACCCCGACCACATCCAGGTGCACCGGGTGACGATGGCCGCCGTCGAGCTCGCCGCGGTGCCGAAGCTCTACATGAGCGTCTTCCCGGAATCGTCGATGACGAAGGTGGGGGAGCGGATGCGGGAACTCGGCATCGGGCTGGACGAGCTGAACTCCGAGGAGGCGCAGCCGGAGGGCTGGCCGGACGAGAAGATCACCGCCTGGGTGGACGTGGCGTCCGTCATCGATCAGAAGTTCGACGCGTTGTCGGCGCACGCGAGCCAGGGTGACGGTGCGTTCTTCATCGGCCTGGGACGGGAGACGTTCGGCGCGGTGATGGGCGTCGAGGCGTACGTGGGTGTGGGCTTCTCCGGTGCCGAGACGGACCTCTTCGAGGGCCTGCGTTAG
- a CDS encoding MarR family winged helix-turn-helix transcriptional regulator: MTDRTDVPWLTDDERHAWMALNAMFATLPPAIDSQLKRDAGINFFEYQILSWLSMTPERVVRMGILAHLAGGSISRLSHAVTRLERQGWVRRRTSDSTEGRCVEAELTDAGMALVVAAAPDHVREARRLVFDVLTGDEVDQLKRIGRKLSEAASPQSAACFQD; the protein is encoded by the coding sequence GTGACCGATCGCACAGACGTCCCCTGGCTCACCGACGACGAGCGGCATGCCTGGATGGCGCTCAACGCGATGTTCGCGACCCTGCCGCCCGCGATCGACTCCCAGCTCAAGCGGGATGCGGGGATCAACTTCTTCGAGTACCAGATCCTGTCCTGGCTCTCCATGACGCCCGAGCGGGTGGTCCGCATGGGCATCCTCGCGCACCTGGCCGGCGGCTCGATCTCACGGCTGTCCCACGCGGTCACCCGGCTCGAACGGCAGGGCTGGGTGCGCCGCCGCACCTCGGACAGCACCGAGGGACGCTGCGTCGAGGCCGAGCTCACCGACGCGGGGATGGCGCTGGTGGTCGCCGCCGCGCCCGATCACGTACGCGAGGCGCGGCGACTCGTCTTCGACGTGCTCACCGGCGACGAGGTCGACCAGCTCAAGCGCATCGGGAGGAAGCTCTCGGAGGCGGCGTCACCGCAGTCGGCGGCCTGCTTCCAGGATTGA
- a CDS encoding FMN-dependent NADH-azoreductase, whose product MAVLRIDASILGPNSASSALADLVEQELTSAKPGTEFVRRHLGQNPLPSEAWATAVGAGYTPAAERSDAQNTAVALAVELADELRNADAAILALPFYNYGVSQHVKTWFDLAMAGGENGEKFLDGTPVVVLTTRGGAYGTGTPREGWDHNTDYLRRVVGDIWGADLILIEREFTLVGVNPALDQFTETANLMRKTADEAASAAGRSLADRI is encoded by the coding sequence ATGGCAGTCCTGCGTATCGACGCCAGCATCCTCGGCCCGAACTCGGCGAGCAGCGCGCTCGCTGACCTGGTCGAGCAGGAGCTGACCTCGGCGAAGCCGGGCACCGAGTTCGTCCGCCGCCACCTCGGCCAGAACCCGCTGCCGTCGGAGGCGTGGGCGACCGCCGTCGGCGCCGGCTACACCCCGGCGGCCGAGCGTAGCGACGCGCAGAACACCGCCGTCGCCCTCGCCGTCGAGCTGGCCGACGAGCTGCGCAACGCCGACGCCGCGATCCTGGCGCTGCCGTTCTACAACTACGGCGTCTCGCAGCACGTCAAGACCTGGTTCGACCTGGCCATGGCCGGCGGCGAGAACGGCGAGAAGTTCCTCGACGGCACGCCGGTCGTCGTCCTCACCACCCGCGGTGGCGCCTACGGCACGGGCACCCCGCGCGAGGGCTGGGACCACAACACCGACTACCTGCGCCGCGTCGTCGGCGACATCTGGGGCGCCGACCTCATCCTGATCGAGCGCGAGTTCACCCTGGTGGGCGTGAACCCGGCCCTGGACCAGTTCACCGAGACCGCGAACCTCATGCGCAAGACCGCCGACGAGGCCGCCTCCGCCGCCGGCCGCAGCCTGGCCGACCGCATCTGA
- a CDS encoding transposase, which yields MLPLIKEPGRIPKHPFRDIVDAISYLDRPGCSWRQPPVDFPPWQTAYGWFKRCKERGSLLSVYLYVAPLQQVRATTL from the coding sequence ATGCTCCCTCTGATCAAGGAGCCCGGGCGGATACCGAAGCATCCGTTCCGTGACATCGTGGACGCGATCTCGTACCTCGACCGGCCCGGGTGTTCCTGGCGGCAGCCGCCAGTGGACTTCCCGCCGTGGCAGACCGCCTACGGCTGGTTCAAGCGGTGCAAAGAACGCGGCTCGCTGCTGAGCGTCTATCTGTACGTCGCACCTTTGCAACAAGTCCGAGCTACAACCCTCTAG
- a CDS encoding dihydrofolate reductase family protein, which translates to MAFVTAFLSVSADGFAAGHNQTAEKPFGDGPVDQLHRWMFETPAENKAITDEIVDADAFIMGRNMFGPIRGEWDPAWTGWWGPEPPYHKPVFVLTHHERADLPMEGGTTFHFVTGGVHEAFAQAREVTGDGRITIAGGASTINQFLAVGLIDELTLTVTPVTIGSGQRLFEGVPPLSLEQIAVRPASLATHITYRVSPQQEVPGQPGREQQPERQQAVAQDHGDR; encoded by the coding sequence ATGGCCTTCGTGACCGCTTTCCTGTCCGTGTCCGCCGACGGGTTCGCCGCCGGCCACAACCAGACCGCCGAGAAGCCGTTCGGGGACGGGCCGGTGGATCAGCTGCACCGCTGGATGTTCGAGACGCCCGCGGAGAACAAGGCGATCACCGACGAGATCGTCGATGCCGATGCGTTCATCATGGGCCGCAACATGTTCGGGCCGATCCGCGGTGAGTGGGACCCGGCGTGGACCGGCTGGTGGGGGCCGGAACCGCCGTACCACAAACCGGTCTTCGTCCTCACCCACCATGAGCGAGCCGATCTGCCGATGGAGGGCGGGACCACCTTCCACTTCGTCACCGGCGGCGTGCACGAGGCGTTCGCGCAGGCGCGGGAGGTCACCGGCGACGGCCGGATCACCATCGCCGGGGGCGCGTCAACGATCAATCAGTTCCTCGCCGTCGGGCTCATCGACGAACTCACCCTCACCGTCACGCCGGTCACGATCGGAAGCGGTCAGCGGCTCTTCGAGGGCGTGCCGCCGCTGTCGCTGGAACAGATCGCGGTGCGTCCGGCCTCGCTCGCCACGCACATCACCTACCGCGTGTCTCCTCAGCAGGAAGTGCCCGGCCAGCCCGGCCGGGAGCAGCAGCCAGAACGACAGCAGGCGGTAGCCCAGGACCACGGCGACCGCTGA
- a CDS encoding helix-turn-helix domain-containing protein, which produces MTTADEHRSGCPINLSLEVLGDKWSLLIIRDMMFGNRRHFRALLTGSEEGIASNILADRLRRLTELGMITSVPDPAHKQRMLLSLTEPAIQLVPVLAQLGAWGRRHLPVTRELAIRAELLERGGPELWADFMDELRELHQGIKRIPGTPSVLDRLTAAYQAEVARAAN; this is translated from the coding sequence GTGACAACCGCCGACGAGCACCGCTCCGGCTGCCCGATCAACCTCTCGCTGGAGGTCCTGGGCGACAAATGGTCGCTGCTGATCATCCGCGACATGATGTTCGGCAATCGCCGCCACTTCCGCGCCCTGCTGACCGGCTCGGAGGAGGGGATCGCGTCGAACATCCTGGCCGACCGCCTGCGCCGCCTCACCGAGCTCGGCATGATCACGTCGGTGCCGGATCCCGCCCACAAGCAGCGGATGCTGCTCAGCCTCACCGAGCCGGCCATCCAGTTGGTCCCGGTCCTGGCTCAGCTCGGCGCGTGGGGCCGCCGTCACCTCCCGGTCACTCGCGAGCTGGCGATCCGCGCCGAGCTCCTGGAGCGCGGCGGCCCGGAGCTCTGGGCGGACTTCATGGACGAGTTGCGCGAGCTCCATCAGGGAATCAAGCGCATTCCCGGTACGCCGTCAGTGCTCGATCGCCTGACCGCCGCCTATCAAGCCGAGGTCGCCCGCGCCGCGAACTGA
- a CDS encoding MarR family transcriptional regulator, whose protein sequence is MPAVEHGAERLRNLRTRLLSLAATQSDRRVNEELSKADARKWHFAVLATLAEFGPLSQAQLSDRTGVYRSDLVGVMNELTDRGQVERAPDPADRRRNVVSLTPAGRRQLARLERILAGVEDEILAPLSAEERQQLTRLLTAVVERFKVI, encoded by the coding sequence ATGCCCGCCGTGGAACACGGGGCGGAGCGGCTGCGGAACCTGCGGACCCGGCTGCTGTCGCTGGCCGCGACACAGTCCGATCGCCGGGTGAACGAGGAGTTGTCCAAGGCGGACGCCCGCAAGTGGCACTTCGCGGTGCTCGCCACGCTCGCCGAGTTCGGCCCGCTCAGCCAGGCGCAACTCAGCGACCGGACCGGCGTCTACCGCAGCGACCTGGTCGGAGTGATGAACGAGCTGACCGATCGTGGTCAGGTCGAGCGGGCGCCCGACCCGGCCGACCGCCGCCGCAACGTCGTCTCGCTCACACCGGCCGGCCGCCGGCAGCTGGCCCGGCTGGAGCGGATCCTCGCCGGGGTGGAGGACGAGATCCTCGCCCCGCTCAGCGCCGAGGAGCGTCAGCAGCTCACGCGCCTGCTGACCGCCGTGGTGGAGCGATTTAAGGTTATTTAA
- a CDS encoding polysaccharide lyase family 7 protein produces MKKRTFLALAVFAAVTLGVTNASAATLDPSLPPGGNFDLAVWQLQLPTGSPGKPDTISPAQLKGATGYTNPAYFWTDKNDGSMTFWAPEKGVTTPNSKYARSELREMNRDGSAANWTLAGDHTLSAQLRVVSVTKNVAVGQVKLGTGGTSTKPLAELYYRANGDIYLGTQNSPDASGQTLHKIANVALGVKWTYVLNVVGNQLALTVNGVKSTYTIPSAFNPYRQYFKAGSYNQSSSESTANGAKVKFYSLTVKHA; encoded by the coding sequence ATGAAGAAGCGCACGTTCCTCGCCCTGGCCGTTTTCGCCGCTGTCACCCTGGGCGTGACGAATGCCTCGGCCGCCACGCTCGACCCGAGCCTGCCGCCCGGCGGCAACTTCGACCTGGCGGTCTGGCAGTTGCAGCTGCCCACCGGCTCGCCCGGCAAGCCGGACACCATTTCCCCGGCCCAGTTGAAGGGCGCCACCGGCTACACGAATCCGGCCTATTTCTGGACCGATAAGAACGACGGGTCGATGACGTTCTGGGCGCCGGAGAAGGGCGTCACCACGCCGAACTCGAAATACGCCCGCTCCGAGCTGCGCGAGATGAACCGCGACGGCAGCGCCGCGAACTGGACCCTCGCGGGCGATCACACGCTCAGCGCCCAGCTGCGGGTCGTCTCGGTGACCAAGAACGTCGCGGTCGGCCAGGTGAAGCTCGGCACCGGCGGCACGTCGACGAAGCCCCTGGCCGAGCTCTACTACCGGGCGAACGGCGACATCTACCTCGGTACGCAGAACTCGCCGGACGCCAGCGGCCAGACCCTGCACAAGATCGCCAACGTGGCCCTCGGCGTGAAGTGGACCTATGTCCTGAACGTCGTCGGCAACCAGCTCGCTCTCACCGTGAACGGCGTGAAGTCGACCTACACGATCCCGTCCGCGTTCAACCCGTACCGGCAGTACTTCAAGGCCGGCTCCTACAACCAGTCGTCGTCGGAGAGCACGGCGAACGGCGCGAAGGTGAAGTTCTACAGTCTCACGGTCAAGCACGCCTGA
- a CDS encoding LacI family DNA-binding transcriptional regulator — translation MEHGRRATLKDVAAASGVSRATVSFVLNDTPNQTISEATRARVLQAVQDLGYKPHGIAKALREGTSRIVVLQIDSGLDGNHSRSYLRGLDQELTEHDHLLVVRHGPAGEESARRVLNAINPRAVLIFGEPYRNGRVVEDEGDARDGPAAHVALQIAYLAENGHREIALAVPEATPPSAARRWFAQVAAGELGLPPLRDLVVPRPRDAGTAAIAAFRAANPSVTAIAAHDDDVALRALTALHDLGVDVPDECAVIGFDDTEYGALFTPALTTVHIDAEAHGRHAARAILGLNPAAPGTAPARVIPRQTV, via the coding sequence ATGGAGCACGGCCGGCGGGCGACGCTCAAGGACGTGGCGGCGGCGAGCGGTGTCTCGCGGGCGACGGTGAGCTTCGTGCTCAACGACACGCCGAACCAGACGATCTCCGAGGCGACCCGGGCGCGGGTCCTGCAAGCGGTCCAGGACCTCGGCTACAAACCGCACGGCATCGCGAAAGCCCTGCGTGAGGGCACGTCCCGGATCGTGGTGCTGCAGATCGACAGTGGACTGGACGGCAACCACTCGCGCAGTTACCTTCGCGGCCTCGACCAGGAGCTGACCGAACACGATCACCTCCTGGTGGTCCGTCACGGCCCGGCCGGCGAGGAGTCGGCCCGCCGGGTCCTGAACGCGATCAACCCGCGGGCCGTGCTGATCTTCGGTGAGCCGTACCGGAACGGGCGGGTGGTCGAGGACGAGGGCGACGCCCGCGACGGCCCGGCCGCGCACGTCGCGCTGCAGATCGCCTACCTGGCCGAGAACGGTCATCGGGAGATCGCCCTGGCGGTGCCCGAGGCAACGCCGCCGTCCGCGGCACGCCGGTGGTTCGCCCAGGTCGCAGCCGGTGAACTGGGCCTCCCGCCGCTGCGCGACCTGGTGGTTCCGCGGCCCCGCGACGCCGGGACCGCGGCGATCGCGGCGTTCCGGGCCGCGAACCCGTCGGTCACCGCGATCGCCGCCCACGACGACGACGTCGCCTTGCGCGCGCTGACCGCCCTGCACGATCTGGGCGTCGACGTGCCGGACGAGTGCGCGGTGATCGGTTTCGACGACACCGAGTACGGCGCGCTCTTCACCCCGGCCCTCACCACGGTCCACATCGACGCCGAGGCGCACGGCCGGCACGCGGCCCGGGCGATCCTGGGCCTGAATCCCGCTGCTCCGGGCACGGCGCCGGCGAGGGTGATCCCGCGTCAGACGGTCTGA
- a CDS encoding DUF2809 domain-containing protein, translated as MTGGMWRARLTAAVVALVILVAGLAVRLLLPAGAFSQNAGTALYAALIYAGVVVVAPAVRPITAGLVAVGFCWAVELLQLTPVPSHLSDRSLIARLVLGAHFDPADMIWYPVGVLTLVAAHLIVRRPGQTV; from the coding sequence GTGACCGGGGGGATGTGGCGAGCGCGGCTGACGGCCGCCGTGGTGGCGCTCGTGATCCTCGTGGCGGGGCTCGCGGTCCGGCTGCTGCTGCCGGCCGGAGCCTTCTCGCAGAACGCCGGGACCGCTCTCTACGCCGCGCTGATCTACGCCGGCGTGGTCGTGGTGGCGCCGGCGGTCCGGCCGATCACCGCCGGGCTGGTGGCGGTCGGCTTCTGCTGGGCTGTCGAACTGCTGCAGCTGACACCCGTACCGAGCCATCTCTCTGACCGCAGCCTGATCGCCCGGCTGGTGCTCGGCGCGCACTTCGATCCGGCCGACATGATCTGGTATCCGGTCGGCGTCCTCACGCTGGTCGCGGCCCATCTCATCGTGCGGCGTCCGGGTCAGACCGTCTGA
- a CDS encoding FMN-dependent NADH-azoreductase produces the protein MSKLLHISASPRGPRSESLALAATFLGTVRETDPDLTIEEYDLWDGTLPAFGPDAAAAKMAVFAGEQPQGAAAEAWAAAIATFRRFDAADRYLFSVPMWNAGVPYILKQFIDVVSQPGLVFGFDATEGYTGLLRDKRAAVIYTSAVYGPARGPAFGADFQAPYLEEWLRWSGISDVRTIQFRPNLATAGAEAARRQAHDRARDEAKRFAA, from the coding sequence GTGAGCAAGCTGCTGCACATCTCCGCCTCCCCGCGCGGCCCCCGGTCCGAGTCGCTGGCGCTGGCCGCCACCTTCCTCGGCACGGTCCGGGAGACCGATCCGGATCTGACGATCGAGGAGTACGACCTCTGGGACGGCACCCTTCCGGCGTTCGGGCCGGACGCCGCCGCCGCGAAGATGGCGGTCTTCGCCGGTGAGCAGCCGCAGGGCGCGGCCGCCGAGGCGTGGGCGGCGGCGATCGCCACGTTCCGCCGATTCGACGCCGCCGACCGCTACCTGTTCAGCGTGCCGATGTGGAACGCCGGCGTGCCGTACATCCTCAAGCAGTTCATCGACGTGGTGAGTCAGCCCGGCCTGGTGTTCGGCTTCGACGCGACCGAGGGATACACCGGGTTGCTGCGCGACAAGCGCGCCGCGGTCATCTACACCAGCGCCGTGTACGGGCCCGCGCGCGGCCCGGCCTTCGGAGCCGATTTCCAGGCGCCCTACCTGGAGGAATGGTTGCGCTGGTCCGGCATCAGCGATGTCCGTACGATTCAGTTCCGCCCGAATCTGGCGACCGCCGGAGCCGAGGCAGCCCGCCGGCAGGCCCACGACCGGGCTCGCGACGAGGCGAAACGGTTCGCCGCTTGA
- a CDS encoding MarR family winged helix-turn-helix transcriptional regulator, producing MSDTDTAAWAALLRVHAALVPKLDRELQAACGLQLAWYDVLLELNAAPDRRLSMSELGQKAVVSRTRASRVVDALAEAGLVVRESNPDDRRSAWAAITEAGRARLREAAPTYLAGIEKHYTSRMTGEEARVVAAALEKVLEAER from the coding sequence ATGAGCGACACCGACACCGCCGCCTGGGCCGCGCTGCTGCGGGTGCACGCCGCACTGGTCCCGAAGCTCGACCGGGAGCTGCAGGCGGCCTGCGGACTGCAACTGGCCTGGTACGACGTCCTGCTCGAACTCAACGCCGCACCCGATCGGCGGCTCAGCATGAGCGAGCTGGGGCAGAAGGCGGTGGTGAGCCGTACCCGGGCCAGCCGGGTCGTCGACGCGCTCGCCGAGGCCGGTCTGGTCGTGCGGGAGAGCAACCCGGACGACCGCCGATCCGCGTGGGCGGCCATCACCGAGGCCGGCCGTGCCCGGCTGCGCGAGGCGGCCCCCACCTACCTGGCCGGGATCGAGAAGCACTACACCAGCCGGATGACCGGCGAGGAGGCCCGCGTCGTGGCCGCCGCGCTGGAGAAGGTGCTGGAAGCCGAGCGGTGA
- a CDS encoding sigma-70 family RNA polymerase sigma factor has protein sequence MRNPGERLTALHTRHARVLLTYLAGFGAAGGQSPEDLLQETMIRVWNRIGDLPERDDQARRWLFAQARDVGLEAVRTRPGAGTAAVPAAADITETVVEMQTLRAAVGDLSRMHQRILVELYLERRSIRQAARRLGVPVGTAKSRAFYAMKSLREAMLIE, from the coding sequence ATGCGAAACCCGGGGGAACGGCTGACCGCACTGCACACACGGCACGCACGCGTGCTCCTCACCTACCTGGCCGGCTTCGGCGCGGCCGGCGGGCAGAGTCCGGAGGACCTGCTCCAGGAGACGATGATCCGGGTGTGGAACCGGATCGGCGACCTGCCCGAGCGTGACGACCAGGCGCGGCGGTGGCTGTTCGCGCAGGCCAGGGACGTCGGCCTGGAAGCCGTCCGGACCCGGCCCGGCGCCGGAACGGCAGCGGTGCCGGCCGCCGCCGACATCACCGAGACCGTCGTGGAGATGCAGACGCTGCGCGCGGCCGTCGGCGACCTGAGCCGGATGCACCAGCGCATCCTGGTAGAGCTCTACCTGGAGCGCCGGTCCATCCGGCAGGCCGCCCGCCGCCTCGGGGTGCCGGTCGGCACCGCCAAGTCCCGGGCCTTCTACGCGATGAAGTCGCTGCGCGAAGCCATGCTCATCGAGTAG
- a CDS encoding alpha/beta fold hydrolase, producing MKISKVAASAFTVAFGAAALLGGVHAAGAHPRAEAKPTVVLVHGAFADSSGWNAVVQRLRRDGYPVVSAANPLRGVASDAASVRALVDSVSGPVVLVGHSYGGSVISQAATHDPDVKALVFIAAFAPETGETAAGLSGKFPGSTLGATLKEVPLPGGHTDLYIDPKLFPQQFAADVPAAEAKLYAIAQRPIDQAALTEPSSGPQAWHSIPSFTLISGADKNIPPAAQRFMAQRAHATVETVKGASHMVFVSHPAVTADFIERAARTTR from the coding sequence ATGAAGATCTCCAAGGTCGCCGCCTCCGCGTTCACCGTCGCGTTCGGCGCCGCCGCGCTGCTCGGCGGCGTGCACGCGGCCGGGGCGCATCCGCGTGCCGAGGCCAAGCCGACAGTCGTCCTGGTGCACGGCGCGTTCGCCGACTCGAGCGGCTGGAACGCGGTGGTCCAGCGGTTGCGCAGAGACGGGTATCCGGTCGTGTCGGCGGCGAACCCGTTGCGCGGCGTCGCCTCCGACGCGGCCTCGGTGCGGGCGCTCGTGGACAGCGTTTCCGGGCCTGTCGTGCTGGTCGGTCACTCGTACGGTGGCAGTGTGATCTCCCAGGCCGCCACCCACGACCCGGACGTGAAGGCCCTGGTCTTCATCGCGGCGTTCGCGCCGGAGACGGGTGAGACGGCGGCCGGGCTCTCCGGGAAGTTCCCGGGCAGCACGCTCGGCGCGACGCTGAAGGAGGTGCCGCTGCCGGGTGGGCACACCGACCTCTACATCGACCCGAAGCTGTTCCCGCAGCAGTTCGCCGCGGACGTGCCGGCCGCCGAGGCGAAGTTGTACGCGATCGCGCAGCGCCCGATCGACCAGGCGGCCCTGACCGAGCCGTCGTCGGGGCCGCAGGCATGGCACAGCATCCCCAGCTTCACCCTGATCAGCGGCGCCGACAAGAACATCCCGCCGGCCGCGCAGCGGTTCATGGCGCAGCGGGCGCACGCCACCGTGGAGACGGTGAAGGGCGCGTCGCACATGGTCTTCGTGTCGCACCCGGCGGTGACCGCGGACTTCATCGAGAGGGCGGCCCGGACTACTCGATGA